A genome region from Crossiella equi includes the following:
- the crtI gene encoding phytoene desaturase family protein, which translates to MRRVTGRTDHVLVVGGGLAGLAAALHLRGTGREVTVLERAPHPGGRAGRLDVDGFRLDTGPTVLTMPELAEDALRAVGDSLANRVELLPLHPAYQARFADGSTLPVHTDGEAMAEEIRRFAGPEDARGYLRLRDWLGRLYAVQRDRFIGANFDSPLDLVGPSLARLAALGGFGRLGPAIGRHLRDPRLRRVFSFQSLYAGLAPQHALAAYAVIAYMDTVAGVWFPRGGMRALPQAMADAALAAGVDIRYGQTVESLEGRGGRVLAAHTQYDRVPCDAIVLTTDLSTSYELLGTRPRRPARLRWAPSCVVVHLAASSTVPDLAHHTISFGQAWEQTFEDIIHRGQLMADPSLLLTTPSVTDPALAPPGRAGHFLLAPCPNLAAAPLEWERLGPRYADELVTLLARRGLVPDEDALTRLALVTPADWAREGLTAGTPFALAHTFAQTGPFRPGNLPKPFANVVLAGAGTTPGVGIPPVLISGRLAAERISGAVSGRGTRSSG; encoded by the coding sequence ATGCGACGGGTGACCGGCCGCACCGACCACGTGCTGGTAGTCGGGGGCGGGCTGGCCGGGCTGGCCGCCGCACTGCACCTGCGCGGCACCGGCCGCGAGGTCACCGTGCTGGAACGCGCCCCGCACCCGGGCGGCCGCGCCGGGCGGCTGGACGTCGACGGGTTCCGCCTGGACACCGGGCCGACCGTGCTGACCATGCCCGAGCTGGCCGAGGACGCCCTGCGCGCGGTCGGCGACTCGCTGGCCAACCGCGTGGAGCTGCTGCCGCTGCACCCGGCCTACCAGGCCCGGTTCGCCGACGGCAGCACGCTGCCCGTGCACACCGACGGCGAGGCCATGGCCGAGGAGATCCGCCGGTTCGCCGGGCCCGAGGACGCGCGGGGCTACCTGCGGCTGCGGGACTGGCTGGGCAGGCTGTACGCGGTGCAGCGGGACCGGTTCATCGGCGCCAACTTCGACTCCCCGCTCGACCTGGTCGGCCCGTCCCTGGCGCGGCTGGCGGCGCTGGGCGGGTTCGGCAGGCTGGGCCCGGCGATCGGGCGGCACCTGCGCGACCCCCGGCTGCGGCGGGTGTTCTCCTTCCAGTCCCTCTACGCCGGGCTGGCGCCGCAGCACGCGCTGGCCGCGTACGCGGTGATCGCCTACATGGACACCGTGGCCGGGGTGTGGTTCCCGCGCGGTGGCATGCGCGCCCTGCCGCAGGCCATGGCCGACGCGGCGCTCGCGGCCGGGGTGGACATCCGGTACGGGCAGACCGTGGAGTCGCTGGAGGGCCGGGGTGGGCGGGTGCTGGCCGCGCACACCCAGTACGACCGCGTGCCCTGCGACGCGATCGTGCTCACCACCGACCTGTCCACCAGCTACGAGCTGCTCGGCACCCGTCCGCGCCGCCCGGCCCGGCTGCGCTGGGCGCCCTCCTGCGTGGTGGTGCACCTGGCCGCGTCCTCGACGGTGCCGGACCTGGCCCACCACACCATCTCCTTCGGGCAGGCCTGGGAGCAGACCTTCGAGGACATCATCCACCGCGGCCAGCTCATGGCCGATCCCTCGCTGCTGCTCACCACGCCCTCGGTCACCGACCCGGCGCTGGCCCCGCCCGGCCGGGCCGGTCACTTCCTGCTGGCACCGTGCCCGAACCTGGCGGCCGCGCCCCTGGAGTGGGAGCGGCTCGGGCCCCGCTACGCCGACGAGCTGGTCACGCTGCTGGCCCGGCGCGGCCTGGTGCCGGACGAGGACGCGCTGACCCGCCTCGCGCTGGTCACCCCGGCCGACTGGGCGCGGGAGGGCCTGACGGCGGGCACCCCGTTCGCCTTGGCGCACACCTTCGCCCAGACCGGCCCGTTCCGCCCCGGCAACCTGCCGAAGCCGTTCGCGAACGTGGTGCTGGCCGGCGCGGGCACCACGCCCGGGGTGGGCATCCCGCCCGTGCTGATCTCCGGCCGGTTGGCGGCCGAGCGGATCAGCGGCGCGGTCAGCGGTCGAGGAACTCGGTCGTCTGGCTGA